A DNA window from Sphingomonas changnyeongensis contains the following coding sequences:
- the motA gene encoding flagellar motor stator protein MotA, with product MIPAIGLVVLLVMVFGGFAITGGALGPVLHALPHEMLIIGGAAVGALIIGNSIKDLKALGIGIAQVFRGPTYAKGDFLDVIFLVSRLMRLLRTEGPVALEPHVEDPKSSAIFAEYPRLLKDEALVHLIADTLRLVVVSSGTLDVHAVEDVVDNAIRTHHHQVMQPVTALQSLSDALPALGIVAAVLGVVKTMGSIDQPPAILGGMIGSALVGTFLGVLLAYGIVGPLANRLRQLVEADTAIYQTVKQIIIASLHGHPQPLVIEAARSGIKHELQPSFAEVFDGLRGR from the coding sequence ATGATCCCGGCAATCGGCCTGGTGGTGCTGCTCGTCATGGTGTTCGGCGGTTTTGCGATCACCGGCGGGGCGCTCGGCCCGGTGCTGCACGCGCTGCCGCACGAAATGCTGATCATCGGCGGGGCCGCGGTGGGCGCGCTGATCATCGGCAATTCGATCAAGGATCTGAAGGCGCTCGGCATCGGCATCGCGCAGGTGTTTCGCGGCCCGACCTATGCCAAGGGCGATTTTCTCGACGTCATCTTCCTTGTCTCGCGGCTGATGCGGCTGCTGCGCACCGAAGGGCCGGTGGCGCTCGAGCCGCATGTCGAGGATCCGAAATCGAGCGCGATCTTCGCCGAATATCCCCGGTTGCTGAAGGACGAGGCGCTCGTCCATCTGATCGCCGACACGTTGCGGCTGGTCGTCGTCTCGTCGGGCACGCTCGACGTCCATGCGGTCGAGGATGTGGTCGACAATGCGATCCGCACCCATCACCATCAGGTCATGCAGCCGGTGACTGCGCTGCAATCGCTGTCCGATGCGCTGCCGGCACTCGGCATCGTCGCGGCGGTGCTGGGCGTGGTCAAGACGATGGGTTCGATCGACCAGCCGCCGGCGATCCTGGGCGGCATGATCGGATCGGCGCTTGTCGGCACCTTTCTGGGCGTGCTGCTCGCCTATGGCATTGTCGGCCCGCTCGCCAACCGGCTGCGCCAGCTGGTCGAGGCCGACACTGCCATCTACCAGACCGTCAAGCAGATCATCATCGCCTCGCTCCACGGCCATCCGCAGCCGCTGGTGATCGAAGCCGCGCGTTCGGGCATCAAGCACGAGCTGCAGCCGAGCTTTGCCGAGGTGTTCGACGGGCTGAGGGGCCGCTGA
- a CDS encoding rod-binding protein — MTGLAPLPSPPITGGATPADGSRLATRANLDQAAARFEALFIGMMLKSARAASLGDGLLDSEAMTQFRDMQDVHMAETMANRMPIGIGRALADFLAQRRPDLAENAGGDGAGGKETGG; from the coding sequence GTGACCGGCCTGGCCCCCCTTCCGTCCCCGCCGATCACGGGCGGCGCGACCCCGGCCGACGGCTCGCGGCTGGCGACGCGCGCCAATCTCGACCAGGCGGCCGCCCGGTTCGAGGCGCTGTTCATCGGCATGATGCTCAAGTCCGCGCGCGCGGCGAGCCTCGGCGACGGGCTGCTCGACAGCGAGGCGATGACTCAATTTCGCGACATGCAGGACGTTCATATGGCCGAGACCATGGCGAACCGCATGCCGATCGGCATCGGCCGCGCGCTCGCCGATTTTCTGGCGCAGCGCCGGCCCGATCTGGCCGAAAATGCCGGCGGTGACGGGGCGGGCGGGAAGGAGACGGGCGGATGA
- a CDS encoding flagellar basal body rod C-terminal domain-containing protein — protein MASAPYVAGQPVSLAGLSLTVTGTPRDGDSFTVTATGPGSRDNGNLAGFAALRRTAGHERTAEEMVSANAATLAARRDMAAAQRAILDGAVAARDAVSGVNLDAEAVELIRFQQAYQASSRIIQVSRDIFQSLLEAV, from the coding sequence ATGGCCAGCGCGCCTTATGTCGCCGGCCAGCCGGTGAGCCTTGCCGGCCTGTCGCTGACCGTGACCGGCACGCCGCGCGACGGCGACAGCTTTACCGTCACCGCGACGGGGCCGGGCAGCCGCGACAATGGCAATCTGGCCGGCTTTGCCGCGCTGCGCCGCACCGCCGGCCATGAACGCACCGCCGAGGAGATGGTGAGCGCCAATGCCGCCACGCTGGCCGCGCGGCGCGACATGGCGGCGGCGCAGCGCGCGATCCTCGACGGCGCGGTCGCCGCGCGCGACGCGGTGTCGGGCGTCAATCTCGATGCCGAGGCGGTCGAGCTGATCCGCTTCCAGCAAGCCTATCAGGCGTCGAGCCGCATCATCCAGGTCTCGCGCGACATTTTCCAGTCGCTGCTCGAGGCGGTCTGA
- a CDS encoding flagellar basal body L-ring protein FlgH — MRRRTPRAAVLVTGLHLAGLLAATVPALPASAGGLPFGLGRKGPPVDYAATPPLPAAPPANGAIFQAANGYAGLHEGPRARAVGDMLTILLVERTVAQKAVESRSGRDGSLGLTPPASGPLALFAPGEARASGTQAFEGQGSAGQSNSLFGDVSVTVAEVYRNGTMRVRGQKLMTLNRGEEWVQIEGIVRVADIDLDNRVLSSRVADARITYAGRGDLQRQSRPGWLQRFFSLVSPF, encoded by the coding sequence ATGCGCCGCCGCACCCCCCGCGCCGCCGTGCTGGTCACCGGGCTGCACCTGGCCGGGCTGCTGGCCGCGACCGTGCCGGCCCTGCCGGCATCGGCGGGCGGGCTGCCCTTTGGCCTTGGACGCAAGGGGCCGCCGGTCGATTATGCCGCCACGCCGCCCCTGCCCGCCGCACCGCCCGCCAATGGCGCGATCTTCCAGGCCGCCAACGGCTATGCCGGGCTGCACGAAGGCCCGCGCGCCCGCGCGGTCGGCGACATGCTGACCATCCTGCTCGTTGAACGCACGGTCGCGCAAAAGGCGGTCGAATCGCGCAGCGGCCGCGACGGGTCGCTGGGGCTGACCCCGCCGGCCTCCGGCCCGCTCGCGCTGTTCGCACCCGGCGAAGCGCGGGCCAGCGGCACCCAGGCGTTCGAGGGCCAGGGCAGCGCCGGCCAGTCCAACAGCCTGTTCGGCGATGTGAGCGTGACCGTGGCCGAAGTCTATCGCAACGGCACGATGCGCGTGCGCGGGCAGAAGCTGATGACGCTCAACCGCGGCGAGGAATGGGTGCAGATCGAAGGCATTGTCCGCGTGGCCGACATCGATCTCGACAACCGCGTGCTGTCCAGCCGCGTCGCCGATGCGCGCATCACCTATGCCGGGCGCGGCGACCTGCAGCGCCAGAGCCGGCCGGGATGGCTGCAACGTTTCTTCTCGCTGGTGAGCCCGTTCTGA
- a CDS encoding flagellar basal body P-ring protein FlgI — MRLVHLVLIAIAAFAGIVAAPLRAERIKDLGGFQGVRPNQLVGYGIVVGLAGTGDDNLEFTVQSMKGVAARFGLNLPPQLNPALKNAAAVMITAELPAFAKPGQRIDVTVSAIGRAKSLLGGSLLMAPLLGADGQIYAMAQGSLAVGGLGVQGNDGSRVTVNVPSSGRIPDGATVERAVDTGFASAPELVFNLTKADFTTSERVARAINDRLGAGTARTVDGVSVAIRAPLGEDVRTALMSEVENLTVVAAEPRARVIVNARTGTVVINAAVRVGPAAVTHGRLTVRIDEAPRIVQPEPFSQGQTALEPSSNVQVAEDRNPMFLLDPGPRLSDIVKAVNGIGASPADLVAILEALKEAGALKAELIVL, encoded by the coding sequence ATGCGCCTCGTCCATCTCGTCCTGATCGCCATCGCCGCGTTCGCCGGCATCGTGGCGGCACCGCTCCGCGCCGAACGGATCAAGGATCTGGGCGGCTTTCAGGGGGTGCGCCCGAACCAGCTGGTCGGGTACGGCATCGTCGTCGGCCTGGCCGGCACGGGCGACGACAATCTGGAGTTCACCGTCCAGTCGATGAAGGGCGTCGCCGCCCGGTTCGGCCTCAACCTGCCGCCCCAGCTCAACCCCGCGCTCAAAAATGCGGCGGCGGTGATGATCACCGCCGAACTGCCGGCCTTTGCCAAGCCCGGGCAGCGCATCGACGTGACCGTGTCGGCGATCGGGCGTGCGAAATCGCTCCTCGGCGGGTCGCTGCTGATGGCGCCGCTGCTGGGTGCGGACGGGCAGATCTATGCGATGGCGCAGGGGTCGCTCGCGGTCGGCGGGCTGGGCGTGCAGGGCAATGACGGTTCGCGGGTGACAGTCAACGTCCCCTCCTCCGGCCGCATCCCTGACGGGGCGACGGTCGAGCGCGCGGTCGATACCGGCTTTGCGAGCGCCCCCGAGTTGGTGTTCAACCTGACCAAGGCCGATTTCACCACCTCCGAACGGGTGGCGCGGGCGATCAACGACCGGCTGGGCGCGGGCACCGCGCGCACCGTCGATGGCGTGTCGGTCGCGATCCGCGCGCCGCTGGGCGAGGATGTGCGCACCGCGCTGATGAGCGAGGTCGAGAATCTGACCGTGGTCGCCGCCGAACCGCGCGCGCGGGTGATCGTCAATGCGCGCACCGGCACCGTCGTCATCAACGCCGCGGTGCGCGTCGGCCCGGCGGCGGTCACCCATGGCCGGCTGACGGTCCGGATCGACGAAGCGCCGCGCATCGTGCAGCCCGAACCCTTTTCGCAGGGGCAGACCGCGCTTGAACCGTCGAGCAACGTGCAGGTGGCCGAGGACCGCAACCCGATGTTCCTGCTCGATCCCGGCCCCCGGCTGTCGGACATTGTGAAGGCGGTCAACGGCATCGGCGCGTCGCCCGCCGATCTGGTCGCGATCCTTGAAGCGCTGAAGGAAGCCGGCGCGCTCAAGGCGGAACTGATCGTGCTGTGA
- a CDS encoding flagellar motor protein MotB, whose translation MAARRLIPPPAGSNEPPRIIVRKVMAEAHDGHHGGAWKVAYADFVTAMMAFFLLLWLLGATTEKQRKALADYFAPTLVETRQNSAGSNGLLGGSSLVDKDNYPHRAAQTGTRAMTVPLSAAGGDREGTGDKGSLRADAASAIRAEDQKNFTRLREQLALRLTGDPRFARVRRNIRFVPTRDGLRVDLIDNADYSMFALGTTALNREAAELVDTVARAVAPLGNRITIRGHTDSLAYGDPRLMNNWMLSSGRAEATRRRLALGGVTETRFSRIEGVADREPYVTARPGDPRNRRVSVTLLYRGG comes from the coding sequence ATGGCCGCGCGCCGCCTCATCCCCCCGCCCGCCGGCTCGAACGAGCCGCCGCGCATCATCGTCCGCAAGGTGATGGCCGAGGCGCATGACGGCCATCATGGCGGCGCGTGGAAGGTCGCCTATGCCGATTTCGTGACCGCGATGATGGCGTTTTTCCTGCTGCTCTGGCTGCTGGGCGCGACGACCGAAAAGCAGCGCAAGGCGCTTGCCGATTATTTCGCGCCGACTTTGGTCGAGACGCGGCAGAACAGCGCCGGATCGAACGGGCTGCTCGGCGGATCGTCGCTGGTCGACAAGGACAATTATCCGCACCGCGCCGCCCAGACCGGCACGCGCGCGATGACGGTGCCGCTGTCGGCGGCAGGCGGCGACCGCGAAGGGACGGGCGACAAGGGGTCGCTGCGCGCCGATGCGGCCTCGGCGATCCGGGCGGAGGACCAGAAGAACTTCACCCGCCTGCGCGAACAGCTGGCGCTCCGGCTGACCGGCGATCCCCGGTTCGCGCGGGTCAGGCGCAACATCCGCTTCGTGCCGACGCGCGACGGGCTGCGCGTCGACCTGATCGACAATGCCGATTATTCGATGTTCGCGCTCGGCACGACGGCGCTCAACCGCGAGGCGGCCGAACTGGTCGACACGGTCGCCCGCGCGGTCGCCCCGCTTGGCAACCGGATCACCATCCGCGGCCATACCGACAGCCTGGCCTATGGCGATCCGCGGCTGATGAACAACTGGATGCTGTCATCGGGCCGGGCCGAGGCGACCCGCCGCCGGCTGGCGCTGGGCGGCGTCACCGAAACGCGCTTTTCGCGCATCGAGGGGGTGGCGGACCGCGAACCCTATGTCACCGCCCGGCCGGGCGACCCGCGCAACCGGCGCGTGTCGGTGACGTTGCTTTACCGGGGCGGGTGA
- a CDS encoding FlgK family flagellar hook-associated protein, with protein MSDLLSIGASGVRAYQAALDVTGQNIANAATPGYARRGVRLNEIGAGPGRQLLSTATQTGSGVIVGGITRSADAYRAEAVRTGSSEARRTDAGIAWLERIERTLSNADIGGALTRFFTAAEGIAADPTATAPRTALIEAARGIASAMGLAETGLAAAAADLADTAGAAIAELDGLAAGLAGTNAGLARVRAGSAEQARLMDERDRLLDRMAELGSLHVTLDDRGAATVRINHATGPVLVTGAAAARLTGAVNASGDLAITLQGSGDPEAVQFRAGMLGGLGDAGLRIADQRAAITAMAERLKTDVNRVQAEGLGLDGQPGRSCFRSARGC; from the coding sequence ATGAGCGACCTGCTGTCGATCGGCGCAAGCGGCGTGCGCGCCTATCAGGCCGCGCTCGACGTGACGGGTCAGAACATCGCCAATGCGGCGACCCCGGGCTATGCCCGGCGCGGCGTCCGGCTGAACGAAATCGGCGCGGGTCCGGGCCGGCAGCTGCTGTCGACCGCTACCCAGACCGGCAGCGGCGTGATCGTCGGCGGCATCACCCGGTCGGCCGATGCCTATCGGGCCGAGGCGGTGCGGACCGGCAGCAGCGAGGCCCGGCGCACCGATGCCGGCATTGCCTGGCTGGAGCGGATCGAACGGACGCTCAGCAACGCCGATATCGGCGGCGCGCTGACCCGCTTCTTCACCGCCGCCGAGGGCATCGCCGCCGATCCGACCGCGACCGCGCCGCGCACCGCGCTGATCGAGGCGGCGCGCGGCATCGCTTCGGCGATGGGGCTGGCCGAAACCGGGCTGGCCGCCGCCGCCGCCGACCTTGCCGACACCGCGGGGGCCGCGATTGCGGAGCTGGACGGGCTGGCCGCGGGCCTTGCCGGCACCAATGCCGGGCTGGCACGGGTGCGCGCCGGCAGCGCCGAACAGGCGCGGCTGATGGACGAACGCGACCGGCTGCTCGACCGGATGGCCGAACTCGGGTCGCTGCATGTGACGCTCGACGACCGGGGCGCGGCGACCGTGCGGATCAATCACGCGACCGGCCCGGTGCTCGTCACCGGCGCGGCGGCGGCGCGGCTGACCGGCGCGGTCAACGCCTCGGGCGATCTGGCGATCACGCTGCAGGGCAGCGGCGATCCCGAAGCCGTGCAGTTCCGCGCCGGGATGCTCGGCGGGCTGGGCGATGCCGGACTGCGCATCGCCGACCAGCGGGCCGCGATCACCGCGATGGCCGAACGGCTCAAGACCGATGTCAACCGCGTGCAGGCCGAGGGGCTGGGGCTGGACGGCCAGCCGGGGCGGAGCTGTTTTCGATCAGCGCGGGGCTGCTGA
- the flgL gene encoding flagellar hook-associated protein FlgL encodes MQIGTAQLFDRGSRQLAALSTGAARLQEQIATGKRIQTPSDDPVAAARLARLARTDADDARYLDNVSLAGSLLGQADAALASVQTQVQRARELATGAANGTLSAQDRAAIAAELRAIRDDLFRLANSSDARGTPLFAGSAGGPAFTQGADGRIAYAGTGEPPAIPIAPGQTIATGDAGDRVFGNIMAGGQVTDLFAVIDDLAAALAPAGAAPPPICAPASTPGLRGWARPTGRLPARAHRSARAVPAPSWSASG; translated from the coding sequence ATGCAGATCGGCACCGCCCAGCTGTTCGACCGGGGCAGCCGCCAGCTTGCCGCCCTGTCCACGGGCGCGGCGCGGCTGCAGGAGCAGATCGCGACCGGCAAGCGCATCCAGACCCCGTCCGACGACCCGGTGGCCGCCGCGCGGCTCGCCCGGCTGGCGCGCACCGATGCGGACGATGCCCGCTATCTCGACAATGTCAGCCTTGCCGGCAGCCTGCTCGGCCAGGCCGATGCGGCCCTCGCCTCGGTGCAGACCCAGGTTCAGCGCGCGCGCGAACTGGCGACCGGGGCCGCCAACGGCACGCTCTCCGCGCAGGACCGCGCGGCCATCGCCGCCGAACTGCGCGCGATCCGCGACGATCTGTTCCGGCTGGCGAACAGCAGCGACGCGCGCGGCACGCCGCTGTTCGCGGGATCGGCGGGCGGCCCGGCCTTTACCCAAGGTGCAGATGGCCGCATCGCTTATGCCGGCACGGGCGAACCGCCCGCCATTCCCATCGCCCCCGGCCAGACGATCGCGACCGGGGATGCCGGCGACCGGGTGTTCGGCAACATCATGGCGGGCGGGCAGGTGACCGACCTGTTCGCGGTCATCGACGATCTTGCCGCCGCGCTCGCCCCGGCGGGGGCGGCACCGCCGCCGATCTGCGCGCCCGCATCGACGCCGGGCTTGAGGGGCTGGGCGCGGCCGACCGGCAGATTGCCGGCGCGCGCGCATCGGTCGGCGCGCGCGGTGCCCGCGCCGAGCTGGAGCGCGAGCGGCTGA